Proteins found in one Mycobacteriales bacterium genomic segment:
- the tatA gene encoding twin-arginine translocase TatA/TatE family subunit, whose amino-acid sequence MTGLTSPTHLVALLLIALLLFGARRLPEIGRSLGSGMREFKDSVSGDSSKPAELPTPVEANVTVRDEHETAV is encoded by the coding sequence ATGACCGGTTTGACGAGCCCGACGCACCTTGTTGCACTGCTACTGATCGCGCTGCTGCTCTTTGGTGCGAGGCGACTTCCCGAAATCGGGCGATCGCTTGGTTCGGGGATGCGCGAGTTCAAGGACTCCGTGAGCGGTGACTCGAGCAAGCCCGCCGAGCTGCCTACGCCCGTTGAGGCGAACGTCACGGTGCGCGACGAGCACGAGACCGCCGTCTAG